One Rubidibacter lacunae KORDI 51-2 DNA window includes the following coding sequences:
- a CDS encoding phytanoyl-CoA dioxygenase family protein, which translates to MKQIILRIKTSWSAFCRILFRSWDRHQRDGQEYHQLLALKRPLQLAQQECRLYREIALRRPARSGMPSYEDLSLPIPESIKLPIDREEIDVPRHSDLDCQQFREEGVLIKPGFVPEALTAAYLEKRRAIKDPEFSVWGGSYMAVPEMRAVALYTPLMKLLKKLIGREMGLFLTLSGLQTTKRTWHQDYYLKPAYTNVEYVAVWIALDSIHPESGPFEYIPGSQKWPPMRRELVWEYLQPEQRDTPGWPRYAEAFVTPAYQDAIAHSGIEPRQFVGQRGDILIWHHSLVHQGSLARNPELERPGLIAHYASLQQLQLDRKTLQQSENKQWYVLRNDRDLVLSKRRKEKH; encoded by the coding sequence ATGAAGCAAATAATTCTTAGGATTAAAACATCCTGGTCTGCTTTCTGTCGCATCCTTTTCCGTAGTTGGGATCGACACCAACGGGATGGACAAGAATACCACCAGTTATTAGCACTCAAGCGTCCGCTCCAACTCGCTCAGCAAGAATGTCGTCTTTACCGCGAGATTGCGTTACGGCGACCGGCGCGCTCGGGAATGCCCAGTTATGAAGATTTGAGTTTGCCGATTCCAGAATCAATTAAGCTACCGATCGATCGCGAAGAAATTGACGTTCCACGACACTCGGACCTCGACTGTCAGCAGTTTCGAGAGGAAGGGGTCTTAATCAAGCCGGGATTTGTGCCCGAAGCATTGACTGCGGCGTACCTGGAAAAGCGGCGAGCCATCAAGGATCCCGAGTTCTCGGTCTGGGGCGGATCTTACATGGCTGTGCCGGAAATGCGCGCGGTAGCACTGTACACCCCCCTGATGAAGCTACTGAAGAAGCTGATCGGCCGAGAGATGGGGCTATTTCTTACGCTGTCTGGATTGCAAACCACGAAGCGAACCTGGCATCAAGATTACTACCTCAAGCCCGCCTATACGAACGTCGAATATGTCGCTGTTTGGATTGCGCTCGACTCCATTCACCCCGAAAGCGGCCCATTTGAGTACATTCCAGGTTCCCAAAAATGGCCCCCAATGCGACGCGAACTGGTTTGGGAGTATCTACAGCCCGAGCAGCGAGATACACCGGGCTGGCCGCGGTACGCAGAGGCGTTTGTAACCCCCGCATACCAAGATGCGATCGCGCACTCGGGTATCGAACCGCGACAGTTTGTCGGGCAGCGAGGGGACATTTTGATCTGGCACCACTCGCTCGTGCATCAGGGCTCGCTGGCTAGGAACCCTGAATTAGAACGTCCAGGTCTCATCGCCCACTATGCTTCTCTACAGCAATTACAACTCGATCGCAAGACGCTCCAACAAAGTGAGAACAAACAATGGTATGTCTTGCGCAACGATCGCGATCTCGTTCTAAGCAAGCGCCGTAAGGAAAAGCACTAA
- a CDS encoding alpha/beta fold hydrolase, whose product MTATALDWWQATFPRGRQWVEVKSATGRPLRLAWGEIGEGPPLLLMHGIGGWSYGYRQLIGPLSEHYRVICFDLTGHGCSDKPLDSDVTHQGMECAQLIEALCDRPVAVLAQSLGALVALAATLAQPSLISRLVLINVPLFLERLPSEGMRLLASIPLPLVWLVDRLRVVCLFDPWLCDRVKQTRQVVVVNPQGVSDEEVFMLTRPQVEYPGAIAYFARLLFQANREIQCLEHGEPNILSQLQDRLNEIVCPTLVLWGKRDNWFPVAFGEKLVARLPDGQLQLLPGCGHDAANCCPQQVFAATYGFLTSTGYGDRTEPNLYAKRSL is encoded by the coding sequence CTACGTTTGGCTTGGGGCGAAATCGGGGAGGGTCCGCCGCTGCTGCTGATGCACGGAATCGGCGGTTGGAGCTACGGCTATCGGCAACTAATCGGTCCGCTGTCGGAGCATTACCGCGTTATCTGCTTCGACCTCACCGGTCACGGTTGCTCCGACAAGCCGCTCGACTCGGACGTCACCCATCAGGGCATGGAATGCGCACAACTCATTGAGGCGCTGTGCGATCGTCCGGTGGCGGTGCTCGCGCAGTCGCTGGGAGCTTTGGTTGCTTTGGCGGCGACTCTAGCGCAGCCGTCACTGATTTCGCGGCTGGTATTGATCAACGTGCCATTGTTTCTCGAGCGGTTGCCGAGCGAGGGGATGCGATTGCTGGCGAGCATCCCACTACCGCTGGTATGGCTCGTGGACCGACTGCGAGTGGTTTGCTTATTCGACCCATGGCTGTGCGATCGCGTCAAGCAAACCCGCCAAGTTGTGGTGGTTAATCCCCAAGGCGTGTCCGATGAAGAGGTTTTCATGCTCACGCGGCCGCAGGTCGAGTATCCGGGCGCGATCGCGTATTTTGCCCGCCTACTGTTCCAAGCCAATCGCGAGATCCAATGCCTGGAGCACGGCGAGCCGAATATCCTATCGCAGTTGCAGGATAGGCTCAATGAGATAGTTTGCCCGACGTTAGTATTGTGGGGCAAACGTGACAATTGGTTTCCGGTTGCGTTCGGAGAAAAGCTCGTTGCTCGATTACCTGACGGACAATTGCAACTCTTACCGGGTTGCGGTCACGATGCGGCCAACTGTTGCCCGCAGCAAGTTTTTGCAGCAACTTACGGATTCCTGACGTCAACGGGCTATGGCGATCGTACCGAACCCAATTTATACGCCAAACGATCTCTCTGA